The following coding sequences lie in one Seriola aureovittata isolate HTS-2021-v1 ecotype China chromosome 5, ASM2101889v1, whole genome shotgun sequence genomic window:
- the rimbp2b gene encoding RIMS-binding protein 2 isoform X12, with protein sequence MTSSGAADHDMRLGRHANCSVMGTMGCQKTCRVEKLLKQSQREVVWSQRQRLATSKKNSRMSGTDKLRNEVLPHHLPSVQRLDSIRQQDNRRALRLNEETLSHQRLKQKLLETEISTRRKECEALEAEVKKKNQTCQTLENELQDFLQENKHLNLQLFKNSHKASEYEKVKSEYAQLKEALGAVTQERDLALWERNQLQGKLENLEQVLKHMREAAERRQQLELEHEQALAVLNAKQQEIDLLQKAQVEAKKEHEGAVHLLENHLDSMQAKVRELEEKCRTQSEQFNLLSKELEKFRLQAGKFDILSTEPLTVCESPGSPNKSLSQLLNGLAAPLGKGNEAPTSRSLISEFIRPLQISGDKPELLSVKPTFLTRTRGSSPARAFLSEMDKELRSTTRSKPRFTGKVRLCIARYSYNPYDGPNEHPEAELPLVAGKYLYVYGTMDEDGFYEGELLDGQRGLVPSNFVDFVQDEETPSVQHRDTVAKEPGYLNHSSLGPQRLGVGTGTGTGTSISSLLSDSKLDCLSTSSLGMDLLGSSSNGTGTLDVSIDEVGEDIVPYPRRINLIKQLAKSVIIGWDPPVVPPGWGSISGYNVLVDKEVRMSVPYGGRTKSLIEKLNLATNTYRISVQSITDRGPSDELRCTLLVGKDVVVAPYYLRVDSITQVSAELSWMPSNSNYSHTIFLNGAEYDMVKAGGYKYKFFNLKPMTVYKVKVVAQPHQVPWQLPMDQREKREISVEFCTQPAVCVLCSPGPPLPPQEVQVQCGQTPGVLQIRWKPPTLTPSGTSNGASVIGYAVCTKGQKIAEVLYPTADYVTVELNRIQCLEAREVIVRTLSTQGESQDSPVAVIPHNLLGSPRLSHRTTAPPHPIPHPQSHPVHSQTHPPYPSTYPPNHPQPQMQPLPRAQPHTLPHAQPHSQPVCHPPPPPPHSQPHFQCHPMPKSKTLVSAREPETKEHEVGLRPAQPWERSPSPLPPMRGSNLEPPHFQPRRSPSPQRILPQPQGVPIPNTIAKAMAREAAQRVFAEGNRVEKRNIFSERGNALHPLNSDEEEDGYDSPHARRRGASVDEFLRGSELGRQHHHYHYSHSEEYHTESSRGSDLSDIMEEDEEDLYSEMQLEEGRRRSINSHNTLKAYYKRQDLAEERDCWDLQREVVKQKSLRSKRLHSIPEVAEEESESVDSMGQRLCFEEGGRPGTPHTQRRMYSQDTHMYNHLTPSKTSRHLQRQRSSPRFTDSRYCYSADDRSLGRPNRQNTKSPDSGLDCGSEEEGSLGRGHRGYYAHGSPLRGPVRIIHCEGPVERRALAMGRKRTLTRQCSVEEDFSDVPVTATKSVHRGDFRNREHFGPGREAGPRNYSREGALSEGRLNELDRVYYSPHREARAQSLSRLNRDQPLIIGNSPSHGSADRLDHSGRRPVHIGTPPQRRPIPSIEITMDSNSEGSEGNLSPVKEDVYYGSVARRRIWRSMSSEDQYDGYGGRRHGRGRRSPDYYEESEPEELTRVFVALFDYDPLSMSPNPDAADEELPFKEGQIIKVFGNKDTDGFYRAEIRERVGLIPCNMVSEIQTEDDEMMDQLLKQGFLPLNTPVEKLVNCDRFKDGRSINRRSRKSKRERNRRSGRQHPMSTRRMVALYDYDPRESSPNVDVEYEGNRLNEEAELTFCAGDVITVFGEIDEDGFYYGELNGHKGLVPSNFLEEVPDDVEVFLTDSPSRYPQDNPARIKTKRKKSVHFTP encoded by the exons GAGAATGAGCTTCAAGATTTTCTCCAGGAGAACAAGCACTTGAACCTCCAGTTGTTCAAAAATAGCCACAAGGCATCTGAGTATGAGAAG GTGAAGTCTGAGTATGCCCAGCTCAAAGAGGCCCTTGGTGCTGTGACGCAGGAGAGAGATTTAGCCCTGTGGGAGAGGAACCAGCTCCAAGGCAAACTGGAGAACCTAGAGCAGGTGCTCAAG CATATGCGTGAGGCTGCGGAGCGGAGGCAGCAGCTAGAGTTGGAGCATGAGCAGGCCTTGGCTGTACTCAATGCAAAGCAGCAGGAGATTGACCTTCTTCAGAAG GCTCAGGTTGAGGCTAAAAAGGAACATGAAGGCGCTGTCCATCTGTTAGAG AACCACTTGGACAGCATGCAG GCCAAAGTCCGTGAGCTGGAGGAAAAATGTCGGACTCAGAGTGAGCAGTTCAACCTCCTGTCTAAAGAGCTGGAGAAGTTCCGGCTCCAGGCTGGGAAGTTTGATATCCTCAGCACTGAACCCTTAACTGTATGTGAATCTCCCGGGTCGCCCAACAAATCCCTGTCCCAGCTCCTTAATGGACTGGCTGCCCCCTTAGGAAAAG GCAATGAGGCTCCAACAAGCAGATCTTTGATATCTGAGTTCATTCGACCACTCCAGATCAGTGGAGACAAGCCCGAGCTCCTCTCTGTCAAGCCAACATTCCTCACTCGCACTCGAGGCAGCAGCCCAGCACGGGCTTTCCTCTCTGAG ATGGACAAAGAGCTCAGATCAACCACAAGGTCCAAACCAAGATTCACAGGGAAGGTTCGTCTGTGTATTGCTCGGTACAG TTACAATCCTTATGATGGGCCCAATGAGCATCCTGAGGCAGAGCTCCCCTTGGTGGCAGGGAAGTACCTCTACGTTTACGGGACAATGGACGAGGATGGCTTTTATGAAG gAGAGCTGCTGGATGGACAGCGGGGACTCGTCCCATCCAATTTTGTGGATTTTGTCCAAGATGAGGAGACACCCTCTGTCCAGCACAGGGACACAGTGGCTAAAGAACCTGGCTACCTCAACCACAGTAGCCTGGGGCCTCAGAGACTGGGGGTCGGCACAGGAACAGGGACAGGAACAAGCATAAGCAGCCTGCTGTCTGACAGTAAACTAGACTGTCTAAGCACCAGCAGCTTGGGCATGGACCTCCTGGGCTCTTCCAGCAATGGGACAGGAACCCTGGATGTCAGCATTGACGAGGTCGGTGAAGACATTGTGCCTTATCCCCGCCGCATCAACCTGATTAAACAACTGGCCAAGAGTGTAATTATTGGCTGGGATCCTCCTGTGGTCCCACCAGGCTGGGGCTCCATCAGTGGCTACAATGTCTTGGTGGATAAAGAGGTTCGCATGAGTGTCCCCTACGGGGGCAGGACGAAATCGCTTATTGAAAAGCTCAATCTGGCCACCAACACCTACCGTATCTCTGTGCAGAGCATCACTGATCGCGGCCCGTCGGACGAGCTCCGGTGCACTCTGCTCGTGGGAAAGGATGTTGTGGTGGCACCTTACTATTTGCGGGTGGACAGCATCACACAGGTCTCTGCTGAGCTCTCTTGGATGCCAAGCAACAGCAACTACAGTCACACTATCTTCCTCAATGGTGCAGAGTATGACATGGTCAAGGCCGGAGGCTACAAGTACAAGTTCTTCAACCTGAAGCCCATGACAGTTTACAAGGTGAAAGTTGTGGCGCAGCCGCATCAGGTGCCTTGGCAGCTTCCGATGGAtcaaagagagaagagggaaatcTCGGTGGAGTTCTGCACTCAGCCTGCAG tgtgtgtgttgtgctccCCAGggccccctctccctccccaggAGGTGCAAGTCCAGTGTGGTCAGACTCCTGGGGTCCTGCAGATCAGATGGAAGCCGCCGACTCTGACACCTTCAGGAACCTCCAACGGGGCCAGTGTGATTGGCTATGCTGTGTGCACAAAGGGACAAAAG ATAGCAGAGGTCTTGTACCCCACAGCAGACTATGTGACCGTGGAGTTAAACAGGATTCAGTGTCTGGAGGCCAGGGAAGTCATTGTAAGGACGTTATCGACTCAAGGAGAGTCCCAGGACTCGCCAGTGGCCGTCATCCCGCACAATCTCTTGGGATCTCCACGTCTGTCCCACCGAACCACCGCACCTCCCCACCCTATCCCTCACCCGCAGTCCCACCCAGTGCACTCACAAACCCATCCTCCTTACCCATCGACGTACCCCCCAAATCACCCTCAGCCCCAGATGCAGCCTCTGCCTCGAGCCCAGCCCCACACGCTGCCCCACGCACAGCCACACTCACAGCCCGTCTGtcacccacctcctcctcctcctcattcccAGCCTCATTTCCAGTGCCACCCCATGCCCAAGTCCAAGACGTTAGTAAGTGCCAGAGAGCCAGAAACCAAAGAGCATGAGGTGGGCCTGCGGCCAGCCCAGCCCTGGGAGCGCTCCCCCTCTCCGCTGCCTCCCATGCGCGGATCTAACTTAGAGCCGCCGCACTTCCAGCCACGGCGATCGCCCTCTCCACAGAGGATCCTGCCGCAGCCTCAGGGAGTCCCCATCCCCAACACCATCGCCAAGGCCATGGCCAGGGAAGCTGCCCAGAGAGTGTTTGCCGAGGGTAACCGG GTTGAGAAAAGGAATATCTTTAGTGAACGAGGTAACGCCTTGCATCCACTCAACtcggatgaggaggaggatggctACGACTCTCCTCAtgcgaggaggagaggagcctCGGTGGATGAATTCCTCAGAGGCTCAGAGTTGGGCAGACAG CACCATCATTACCACTACAGCCACAGTGAGGAGTACCACACGGAGAGCAGCCGGGGTTCTGACCTGTCTGACATAatggaggaggacgaggaagatCTTTACTCTGAGATGCAACTAGAGGAGGGCCGCAGGCGCAGTATCAACTCTCACAACACTCTTAAG GCATATTACAAGCGTCAGGACTTAGCTGAGGAGAGAGACTGCTGGGACCTCCAGCGGGAGGTGGTGAAGCAGAAGTCGCTCCGGAGCAAGCGTCTCCACAGCATCCCCGAGGTGGCCGAGGAGGAGTCGGAAAGCGTGGACAGCATGGGCCAACGCCTGTGCTTCGAAGAGGGCGGGCGACCGGGAACGCCACACACTCAGCGGAGGATGTACTCCCAAGACACCCACATGTACAACCATCTCACCCCCAGCAAGACCTCCCGCCACCTGCAGCGCCAGCGCTCCTCCCCTCGCTTCACCGATAGCCGCTACTGCTACAGTGCAGACGACCGCAGCCTGGGCCGCCCCAACCGCCAAAACACCAAGAGTCCTGACAGCGGTTTAGACTGCGGCAGTGAGGAAGAAGGCTCGCTAGGGCGGGGTCACCGAGGCTACTATGCTCACGGGAGCCCACTGCGGGGACCTGTGCGCATCATTCACTGTGAGGGCCCGGTAGAAAGGCGGGCGCTGGCTATGGGCCGTAAAAGAACTCTGACCCGCCAGTGCAGCGTGGAGGAGGACTTCTCTGACGTCCCAGTGACTGCAACCAAGTCGGTACACAGGGGTGACTTTAGGAACAGGGAGCACTTTGGGCCTGGTCGGGAGGCCGGGCCACGAAACTACTCCAGGGAAGGGGCCCTGAGCGAGGGCAGGCTGAACGAGCTGGACAGGGTCTATTACAGCCCCCACAGGGAGGCTAGGGCCCAGTCTTTGTCCAGGCTCAACCGGGACCAGCCGCTG ATCATTGGGAACTCACCATCACATGGAAGCGCCGATCGTCTGGACCACTCAGGGAGGAGGCCGGTTCACATCGGCACCCCCCCTCAGCGACGACCCATTCCATCCATTG AGATCACCATGGACAGTAacagtgaggggagtgaggggaACCTCTCACCCGTCAAGGAGGATGTTTACTATGGCAGTGTAGCTCGGCGCAGGATATGGCGATCTATGTCCTCAGAGGATCAATATG ACGGCTATGGCGGTCGCAGGCACGGGCGGGGACGGCGTTCCCCGGATTACTATGAGGAATCAGAGCCAGAGGAGCTGACCCGTGTGTTTGTGGCTCTGTTTGACTATGACCCCCTGTCCATGTCTCCCAAccctgatgctgctgatgaggaGCTGCCATTCAAGGAGGGCCAGATCATCAAG GTGTTTGGGAATAAAGATACGGATGGCTTCTACAGGGCGGAGATTCGAGAACGAGTGGGTCTGATCCCCTGTAACATGGTCTCTGAGATCCAAACAGAGGACGATGAGATGATGGACCAACTCCTTAAACAGGGCTTCCTGCCACTCAACACTCCTGTGGAGAAGTTAG TGAACTGCGACCGTTTCAAAGATGGCCGCTCAATAAATCGCAGGTCCAGAAAGTCCAAGAGAG AGAGGAACAGGCGGAGCGGCCGTCAACACCCGATGTCAACACGGAGAATGGTCGCCCTGTACGACTACGACCCCAGAGAGAGCTCCCCTAACGTTGATGTAGAG TATGAGGGCAACAGACTGAATGAGGAG GCTGAACTGACTTTCTGTGCCGGTGACGTCATCACAGTTTTTGGTGAAATAGATGAAGATGGCTTTTACTAT GGCGAGCTCAATGGACACAAAGGACTTGTTCCTTCCAACTTTCTAGAAGAAGTGCCTGATGATGTAGAGGTTTTTCTCACTGACTCACCATCTCGATACCCCCAGGACAATCCAGCACGGATAAAGACCAAAAGG aagaagagtgtTCATTTCACACCTTAA
- the rimbp2b gene encoding RIMS-binding protein 2 isoform X26 → MTSSGAADHDMRLGRHANCSVMGTMGCQKTCRVEKLLKQSQREVVWSQRQRLATSKKNSRMSGTDKLRNEVLPHHLPSVQRLDSIRQQDNRRALRLNEETLSHQRLKQKLLETEISTRRKECEALEAEVKKKNQTCQTLENELQDFLQENKHLNLQLFKNSHKASEYEKVKSEYAQLKEALGAVTQERDLALWERNQLQGKLENLEQVLKHMREAAERRQQLELEHEQALAVLNAKQQEIDLLQKAQVEAKKEHEGAVHLLENHLDSMQAKVRELEEKCRTQSEQFNLLSKELEKFRLQAGKFDILSTEPLTVCESPGSPNKSLSQLLNGLAAPLGKGNEAPTSRSLISEFIRPLQISGDKPELLSVKPTFLTRTRGSSPARAFLSEMDKELRSTTRSKPRFTGKVRLCIARYSYNPYDGPNEHPEAELPLVAGKYLYVYGTMDEDGFYEGELLDGQRGLVPSNFVDFVQDEETPSVQHRDTVAKEPGYLNHSSLGPQRLGVGTGTGTGTSISSLLSDSKLDCLSTSSLGMDLLGSSSNGTGTLDVSIDEVGEDIVPYPRRINLIKQLAKSVIIGWDPPVVPPGWGSISGYNVLVDKEVRMSVPYGGRTKSLIEKLNLATNTYRISVQSITDRGPSDELRCTLLVGKDVVVAPYYLRVDSITQVSAELSWMPSNSNYSHTIFLNGAEYDMVKAGGYKYKFFNLKPMTVYKVKVVAQPHQVPWQLPMDQREKREISVEFCTQPAGPPLPPQEVQVQCGQTPGVLQIRWKPPTLTPSGTSNGASVIGYAVCTKGQKIAEVLYPTADYVTVELNRIQCLEAREVIVRTLSTQGESQDSPVAVIPHNLLGSPRLSHRTTAPPHPIPHPQSHPVHSQTHPPYPSTYPPNHPQPQMQPLPRAQPHTLPHAQPHSQPVCHPPPPPPHSQPHFQCHPMPKSKTLVSAREPETKEHEVGLRPAQPWERSPSPLPPMRGSNLEPPHFQPRRSPSPQRILPQPQGVPIPNTIAKAMAREAAQRVFAEGNRVEKRNIFSERGNALHPLNSDEEEDGYDSPHARRRGASVDEFLRGSELGRQHHHYHYSHSEEYHTESSRGSDLSDIMEEDEEDLYSEMQLEEGRRRSINSHNTLKAYYKRQDLAEERDCWDLQREVVKQKSLRSKRLHSIPEVAEEESESVDSMGQRLCFEEGGRPGTPHTQRRMYSQDTHMYNHLTPSKTSRHLQRQRSSPRFTDSRYCYSADDRSLGRPNRQNTKSPDSGLDCGSEEEGSLGRGHRGYYAHGSPLRGPVRIIHCEGPVERRALAMGRKRTLTRQCSVEEDFSDVPVTATKSVHRGDFRNREHFGPGREAGPRNYSREGALSEGRLNELDRVYYSPHREARAQSLSRLNRDQPLIIGNSPSHGSADRLDHSGRRPVHIGTPPQRRPIPSIEITMDSNSEGSEGNLSPVKEDVYYGSVARRRIWRSMSSEDQYDGYGGRRHGRGRRSPDYYEESEPEELTRVFVALFDYDPLSMSPNPDAADEELPFKEGQIIKVFGNKDTDGFYRAEIRERVGLIPCNMVSEIQTEDDEMMDQLLKQGFLPLNTPVEKLVNCDRFKDGRSINRRSRKSKRERNRRSGRQHPMSTRRMVALYDYDPRESSPNVDVEYEGNRLNEEAELTFCAGDVITVFGEIDEDGFYYGELNGHKGLVPSNFLEEVPDDVEVFLTDSPSRYPQDNPARIKTKRKKSVHFTP, encoded by the exons GAGAATGAGCTTCAAGATTTTCTCCAGGAGAACAAGCACTTGAACCTCCAGTTGTTCAAAAATAGCCACAAGGCATCTGAGTATGAGAAG GTGAAGTCTGAGTATGCCCAGCTCAAAGAGGCCCTTGGTGCTGTGACGCAGGAGAGAGATTTAGCCCTGTGGGAGAGGAACCAGCTCCAAGGCAAACTGGAGAACCTAGAGCAGGTGCTCAAG CATATGCGTGAGGCTGCGGAGCGGAGGCAGCAGCTAGAGTTGGAGCATGAGCAGGCCTTGGCTGTACTCAATGCAAAGCAGCAGGAGATTGACCTTCTTCAGAAG GCTCAGGTTGAGGCTAAAAAGGAACATGAAGGCGCTGTCCATCTGTTAGAG AACCACTTGGACAGCATGCAG GCCAAAGTCCGTGAGCTGGAGGAAAAATGTCGGACTCAGAGTGAGCAGTTCAACCTCCTGTCTAAAGAGCTGGAGAAGTTCCGGCTCCAGGCTGGGAAGTTTGATATCCTCAGCACTGAACCCTTAACTGTATGTGAATCTCCCGGGTCGCCCAACAAATCCCTGTCCCAGCTCCTTAATGGACTGGCTGCCCCCTTAGGAAAAG GCAATGAGGCTCCAACAAGCAGATCTTTGATATCTGAGTTCATTCGACCACTCCAGATCAGTGGAGACAAGCCCGAGCTCCTCTCTGTCAAGCCAACATTCCTCACTCGCACTCGAGGCAGCAGCCCAGCACGGGCTTTCCTCTCTGAG ATGGACAAAGAGCTCAGATCAACCACAAGGTCCAAACCAAGATTCACAGGGAAGGTTCGTCTGTGTATTGCTCGGTACAG TTACAATCCTTATGATGGGCCCAATGAGCATCCTGAGGCAGAGCTCCCCTTGGTGGCAGGGAAGTACCTCTACGTTTACGGGACAATGGACGAGGATGGCTTTTATGAAG gAGAGCTGCTGGATGGACAGCGGGGACTCGTCCCATCCAATTTTGTGGATTTTGTCCAAGATGAGGAGACACCCTCTGTCCAGCACAGGGACACAGTGGCTAAAGAACCTGGCTACCTCAACCACAGTAGCCTGGGGCCTCAGAGACTGGGGGTCGGCACAGGAACAGGGACAGGAACAAGCATAAGCAGCCTGCTGTCTGACAGTAAACTAGACTGTCTAAGCACCAGCAGCTTGGGCATGGACCTCCTGGGCTCTTCCAGCAATGGGACAGGAACCCTGGATGTCAGCATTGACGAGGTCGGTGAAGACATTGTGCCTTATCCCCGCCGCATCAACCTGATTAAACAACTGGCCAAGAGTGTAATTATTGGCTGGGATCCTCCTGTGGTCCCACCAGGCTGGGGCTCCATCAGTGGCTACAATGTCTTGGTGGATAAAGAGGTTCGCATGAGTGTCCCCTACGGGGGCAGGACGAAATCGCTTATTGAAAAGCTCAATCTGGCCACCAACACCTACCGTATCTCTGTGCAGAGCATCACTGATCGCGGCCCGTCGGACGAGCTCCGGTGCACTCTGCTCGTGGGAAAGGATGTTGTGGTGGCACCTTACTATTTGCGGGTGGACAGCATCACACAGGTCTCTGCTGAGCTCTCTTGGATGCCAAGCAACAGCAACTACAGTCACACTATCTTCCTCAATGGTGCAGAGTATGACATGGTCAAGGCCGGAGGCTACAAGTACAAGTTCTTCAACCTGAAGCCCATGACAGTTTACAAGGTGAAAGTTGTGGCGCAGCCGCATCAGGTGCCTTGGCAGCTTCCGATGGAtcaaagagagaagagggaaatcTCGGTGGAGTTCTGCACTCAGCCTGCAG ggccccctctccctccccaggAGGTGCAAGTCCAGTGTGGTCAGACTCCTGGGGTCCTGCAGATCAGATGGAAGCCGCCGACTCTGACACCTTCAGGAACCTCCAACGGGGCCAGTGTGATTGGCTATGCTGTGTGCACAAAGGGACAAAAG ATAGCAGAGGTCTTGTACCCCACAGCAGACTATGTGACCGTGGAGTTAAACAGGATTCAGTGTCTGGAGGCCAGGGAAGTCATTGTAAGGACGTTATCGACTCAAGGAGAGTCCCAGGACTCGCCAGTGGCCGTCATCCCGCACAATCTCTTGGGATCTCCACGTCTGTCCCACCGAACCACCGCACCTCCCCACCCTATCCCTCACCCGCAGTCCCACCCAGTGCACTCACAAACCCATCCTCCTTACCCATCGACGTACCCCCCAAATCACCCTCAGCCCCAGATGCAGCCTCTGCCTCGAGCCCAGCCCCACACGCTGCCCCACGCACAGCCACACTCACAGCCCGTCTGtcacccacctcctcctcctcctcattcccAGCCTCATTTCCAGTGCCACCCCATGCCCAAGTCCAAGACGTTAGTAAGTGCCAGAGAGCCAGAAACCAAAGAGCATGAGGTGGGCCTGCGGCCAGCCCAGCCCTGGGAGCGCTCCCCCTCTCCGCTGCCTCCCATGCGCGGATCTAACTTAGAGCCGCCGCACTTCCAGCCACGGCGATCGCCCTCTCCACAGAGGATCCTGCCGCAGCCTCAGGGAGTCCCCATCCCCAACACCATCGCCAAGGCCATGGCCAGGGAAGCTGCCCAGAGAGTGTTTGCCGAGGGTAACCGG GTTGAGAAAAGGAATATCTTTAGTGAACGAGGTAACGCCTTGCATCCACTCAACtcggatgaggaggaggatggctACGACTCTCCTCAtgcgaggaggagaggagcctCGGTGGATGAATTCCTCAGAGGCTCAGAGTTGGGCAGACAG CACCATCATTACCACTACAGCCACAGTGAGGAGTACCACACGGAGAGCAGCCGGGGTTCTGACCTGTCTGACATAatggaggaggacgaggaagatCTTTACTCTGAGATGCAACTAGAGGAGGGCCGCAGGCGCAGTATCAACTCTCACAACACTCTTAAG GCATATTACAAGCGTCAGGACTTAGCTGAGGAGAGAGACTGCTGGGACCTCCAGCGGGAGGTGGTGAAGCAGAAGTCGCTCCGGAGCAAGCGTCTCCACAGCATCCCCGAGGTGGCCGAGGAGGAGTCGGAAAGCGTGGACAGCATGGGCCAACGCCTGTGCTTCGAAGAGGGCGGGCGACCGGGAACGCCACACACTCAGCGGAGGATGTACTCCCAAGACACCCACATGTACAACCATCTCACCCCCAGCAAGACCTCCCGCCACCTGCAGCGCCAGCGCTCCTCCCCTCGCTTCACCGATAGCCGCTACTGCTACAGTGCAGACGACCGCAGCCTGGGCCGCCCCAACCGCCAAAACACCAAGAGTCCTGACAGCGGTTTAGACTGCGGCAGTGAGGAAGAAGGCTCGCTAGGGCGGGGTCACCGAGGCTACTATGCTCACGGGAGCCCACTGCGGGGACCTGTGCGCATCATTCACTGTGAGGGCCCGGTAGAAAGGCGGGCGCTGGCTATGGGCCGTAAAAGAACTCTGACCCGCCAGTGCAGCGTGGAGGAGGACTTCTCTGACGTCCCAGTGACTGCAACCAAGTCGGTACACAGGGGTGACTTTAGGAACAGGGAGCACTTTGGGCCTGGTCGGGAGGCCGGGCCACGAAACTACTCCAGGGAAGGGGCCCTGAGCGAGGGCAGGCTGAACGAGCTGGACAGGGTCTATTACAGCCCCCACAGGGAGGCTAGGGCCCAGTCTTTGTCCAGGCTCAACCGGGACCAGCCGCTG ATCATTGGGAACTCACCATCACATGGAAGCGCCGATCGTCTGGACCACTCAGGGAGGAGGCCGGTTCACATCGGCACCCCCCCTCAGCGACGACCCATTCCATCCATTG AGATCACCATGGACAGTAacagtgaggggagtgaggggaACCTCTCACCCGTCAAGGAGGATGTTTACTATGGCAGTGTAGCTCGGCGCAGGATATGGCGATCTATGTCCTCAGAGGATCAATATG ACGGCTATGGCGGTCGCAGGCACGGGCGGGGACGGCGTTCCCCGGATTACTATGAGGAATCAGAGCCAGAGGAGCTGACCCGTGTGTTTGTGGCTCTGTTTGACTATGACCCCCTGTCCATGTCTCCCAAccctgatgctgctgatgaggaGCTGCCATTCAAGGAGGGCCAGATCATCAAG GTGTTTGGGAATAAAGATACGGATGGCTTCTACAGGGCGGAGATTCGAGAACGAGTGGGTCTGATCCCCTGTAACATGGTCTCTGAGATCCAAACAGAGGACGATGAGATGATGGACCAACTCCTTAAACAGGGCTTCCTGCCACTCAACACTCCTGTGGAGAAGTTAG TGAACTGCGACCGTTTCAAAGATGGCCGCTCAATAAATCGCAGGTCCAGAAAGTCCAAGAGAG AGAGGAACAGGCGGAGCGGCCGTCAACACCCGATGTCAACACGGAGAATGGTCGCCCTGTACGACTACGACCCCAGAGAGAGCTCCCCTAACGTTGATGTAGAG TATGAGGGCAACAGACTGAATGAGGAG GCTGAACTGACTTTCTGTGCCGGTGACGTCATCACAGTTTTTGGTGAAATAGATGAAGATGGCTTTTACTAT GGCGAGCTCAATGGACACAAAGGACTTGTTCCTTCCAACTTTCTAGAAGAAGTGCCTGATGATGTAGAGGTTTTTCTCACTGACTCACCATCTCGATACCCCCAGGACAATCCAGCACGGATAAAGACCAAAAGG aagaagagtgtTCATTTCACACCTTAA